The following are encoded in a window of Shewanella psychrotolerans genomic DNA:
- a CDS encoding Lrp/AsnC family transcriptional regulator, whose translation MKSLDSKDKQILEILQKEGRISVAELATRLNMSDTPCLRRIKKLEQSGYIDGYCARLSAQALQLNVVVYAFIRLTENSDSYADQFEQEISQLEQILECSVITGSHDYLLKIVAHDLLEYERFVKRKLGSLKCIASIESTVVLKQTFSRHQLPVD comes from the coding sequence AAGAGGGGCGCATCTCGGTTGCTGAACTCGCCACTCGGCTCAATATGTCTGATACCCCATGCCTTCGACGAATAAAAAAATTAGAGCAAAGCGGCTATATTGATGGATACTGCGCTAGGCTTAGTGCTCAGGCATTACAACTCAACGTCGTGGTTTACGCTTTCATTCGCTTAACTGAAAATTCCGATAGTTATGCAGATCAGTTTGAGCAGGAGATCTCACAACTGGAACAGATACTTGAGTGCTCGGTGATCACCGGAAGCCATGACTATCTATTGAAAATAGTGGCCCATGATCTGCTGGAATACGAAAGGTTTGTTAAACGCAAGCTAGGTAGCCTAAAGTGCATTGCCAGCATCGAATCAACCGTAGTACTCAAGCAAACCTTCTCTCGCCACCAACTTCCTGTGGATTAG
- a CDS encoding DUF4124 domain-containing protein codes for MRPLLLFILMLLTASATAAIYKWVDKDGKVHYSDSPVENAQAVEFKSNTENQIKLPPPVVRESAPKEPEHVGDIYKMRITSPSEEETIRENNGNITIIGSITPDLAKNHVLILLMDGQVTGAAQSTPVFNLENVDRGEHIFEIKALAQNGKQLASTPPRTIFLHRASINAVPRPTPRGN; via the coding sequence ATGCGACCGCTTCTGTTGTTTATCCTCATGCTGCTCACAGCGTCTGCGACGGCTGCCATCTATAAATGGGTAGATAAGGATGGCAAGGTTCACTATTCCGATTCTCCTGTAGAGAATGCACAAGCCGTCGAGTTTAAGAGTAATACCGAAAACCAGATAAAGCTACCTCCCCCCGTGGTACGCGAGTCTGCCCCCAAAGAACCCGAACACGTTGGCGATATCTATAAGATGCGGATCACCAGCCCCTCGGAAGAAGAAACAATTCGTGAAAACAATGGCAATATCACCATTATCGGCTCTATCACCCCCGATCTTGCCAAAAACCATGTACTGATTCTCTTGATGGATGGTCAAGTGACAGGAGCGGCACAGTCAACGCCAGTATTTAACCTAGAAAATGTTGACCGTGGCGAGCACATTTTTGAAATTAAAGCACTGGCACAAAACGGCAAACAACTTGCATCTACTCCTCCAAGAACTATATTTCTTCATCGAGCAAGCATAAACGCCGTGCCGCGACCAACACCTCGTGGCAACTAA